One genomic region from Psychrilyobacter piezotolerans encodes:
- a CDS encoding pilin, translated as MKRLKKGFTLIELLVVIAIIGILATTLAPKLREQLAKAKDSKAIAVLGAARTGVSILSLDKMVQTTGTTMTAIKFSEIIGKLDKRSNELIDSTGGIAIGGSRTAADAAALTYGGKVAFSSTSSGSIMSETGTTPVTDDGADIYLMKSTGAEAYSTEGKAWLAY; from the coding sequence ATGAAAAGATTGAAAAAAGGATTCACGCTGATTGAATTATTGGTAGTAATCGCAATAATCGGAATATTGGCAACAACGTTGGCACCAAAGTTAAGAGAGCAGTTAGCAAAGGCTAAGGACTCGAAGGCAATTGCAGTATTAGGAGCAGCAAGAACAGGGGTAAGCATATTGTCATTGGATAAAATGGTTCAAACAACAGGAACAACTATGACAGCTATCAAATTTAGTGAGATAATAGGTAAACTAGATAAAAGATCTAATGAGTTGATAGATTCTACTGGAGGTATAGCTATAGGTGGCTCAAGAACTGCTGCAGATGCCGCAGCTCTTACATACGGAGGAAAAGTTGCTTTTTCTTCAACTTCAAGTGGTTCTATTATGAGTGAAACAGGGACTACACCAGTTACGGATGATGGTGCTGATATATATTTAATGAAATCTACTGGTGCGGAAGCGTATAGTACAGAAGGAAAAGCTTGGTTAGCTTATTAA
- a CDS encoding ABC transporter permease subunit, whose product MKKVLTIGKYTLKENISNKVFNGILYFGVLSIFLTTLLDEVALYEGGRVIRDGGLFLTEILIMLITVYISSTYVIKAVAEKSIYLVLTKAVTKSKYIMGLNLGMIYSVFCNVFVMGGILGLVLYTKGEFDWWYIRALFFIGLKLSIVSSLGIFFSIISDSFVTSTIFTLFAYILGHGVMEIKALSEKLNGSVFQWILDLLYIILPKFNLLNYRDYLKPADTDYLLIIGYAAVYITCVVVATNIAFEKKRL is encoded by the coding sequence ATGAAAAAAGTGCTGACTATTGGGAAGTATACACTGAAAGAAAACATATCTAATAAGGTATTTAACGGGATCCTCTATTTTGGGGTTCTATCCATATTCCTTACCACCTTATTGGATGAGGTAGCCCTCTACGAGGGGGGGAGAGTTATTCGGGATGGTGGATTATTTCTTACGGAAATTCTGATAATGCTGATAACCGTATATATATCTTCTACCTATGTGATAAAAGCTGTGGCTGAAAAATCTATCTATTTGGTTCTGACCAAAGCTGTGACTAAATCCAAATATATTATGGGGCTAAACCTAGGGATGATTTATTCTGTATTCTGCAATGTGTTTGTCATGGGAGGAATATTGGGATTGGTTCTGTATACCAAGGGAGAATTTGACTGGTGGTATATACGTGCATTGTTTTTTATAGGATTAAAACTGTCTATCGTGAGCAGTTTAGGAATATTTTTTTCCATAATCTCTGATTCCTTTGTGACCTCTACAATCTTTACCTTATTTGCCTATATATTGGGACATGGGGTTATGGAGATAAAAGCCCTCTCAGAAAAATTAAATGGGAGTGTATTTCAATGGATATTGGATCTGCTGTATATTATCCTGCCTAAGTTTAACCTGTTAAATTACAGGGATTATTTGAAACCGGCGGATACCGATTATTTATTGATTATTGGCTATGCAGCGGTCTATATAACCTGTGTTGTGGTGGCTACCAATATAGCTTTTGAAAAGAAAAGACTGTGA
- a CDS encoding ABC transporter ATP-binding protein: protein MEKVISVKNISLDYKERDIFKKIKGSNGSTGVENISFDVKEGDIFSIIGLNGAGKTSTLKCILGLMKPDKGEIEVFGKKELKGMDFEKVGYLPEISYYPKSIKLIDLMRYYGELYNIPKGELDKKIEVILRKLGLISRKGDRLEKFSKGMLQKVGIAQAILNNPKLLFLDEPMSGLDPLARELVIEIILELKSKGTTIFFNTHILEDVASISDRVAIIDKGRLVEVLDMKKVMLEQDDFLLKDHFIKTVGEK, encoded by the coding sequence ATGGAAAAGGTTATTTCTGTAAAAAATATTTCCCTGGATTATAAGGAGAGGGATATATTTAAAAAGATAAAAGGGTCCAATGGGAGTACAGGGGTGGAAAATATCTCCTTTGATGTAAAGGAAGGAGATATTTTTTCCATAATAGGGCTCAATGGAGCAGGGAAGACAAGTACACTGAAGTGTATCTTAGGATTGATGAAACCGGATAAGGGCGAGATAGAGGTATTTGGAAAGAAAGAATTAAAGGGGATGGATTTTGAGAAAGTAGGTTATCTGCCGGAAATCTCCTACTATCCCAAGAGTATTAAGCTCATAGATCTCATGAGGTATTATGGGGAACTCTATAATATCCCCAAGGGTGAATTAGATAAAAAAATAGAAGTAATATTAAGAAAGCTAGGTCTGATCTCCAGGAAGGGTGACAGGCTGGAGAAGTTTTCCAAGGGGATGCTGCAAAAGGTTGGGATAGCTCAGGCCATCTTAAATAACCCTAAACTGTTATTTTTAGATGAACCCATGTCAGGGTTGGACCCCCTGGCCCGTGAACTGGTAATAGAAATAATATTGGAATTAAAATCCAAGGGAACCACGATATTTTTTAATACCCATATATTGGAGGATGTAGCCAGTATATCGGACAGGGTAGCTATAATTGATAAAGGCAGATTAGTAGAGGTATTGGATATGAAAAAAGTTATGTTGGAACAGGATGATTTTTTATTGAAGGATCATTTTATAAAAACAGTAGGAGAGAAGTAA
- a CDS encoding type II secretion system F family protein, which translates to MLYKYTALDSRGKKVNGETEAKSPIELRKILRQEKLILVKSTKKTNFSMKNGMFERVKAKDIAVFTRGLSTMINAGVGLIRCFEILESQVEKPKLKAVISQVREEISAGMPLAVCLAKHPKYFDKLYISMVKAGEASGMLDSVLLKVATSLEKSEEIKGKVKGAMIYPSIVFFTAMVVMFLMLAFVIPKFMLLFEGTGVEMPLLTRMVMRASEIASKYWYLFFAGVGGIFYGVKKSMMTPKGKRFFDVLLLKMPLMGTFVRKTAMARFTRTMSTLLNSGVTILMAFDISGEIVGNTLIEEAILGAKDSIRDGASIYKPLADSGQFPPMVTDMIEVGEESGQLSEILEKVADFTEMELEEAVRNLLSAFEPLIILFMAVGVGILIISMFLPLFKMSDMVG; encoded by the coding sequence ATGTTATATAAATATACTGCCTTGGATAGTCGTGGTAAAAAAGTTAACGGAGAGACGGAAGCTAAATCTCCTATAGAACTCAGAAAAATATTGAGACAGGAAAAATTAATCCTTGTAAAATCAACTAAAAAGACTAATTTTAGTATGAAAAACGGGATGTTTGAAAGGGTGAAAGCTAAGGATATAGCAGTCTTTACAAGGGGACTGTCCACCATGATAAATGCAGGAGTAGGGCTTATCAGATGTTTCGAAATTCTGGAATCCCAGGTTGAAAAACCTAAATTAAAAGCAGTCATCTCCCAGGTAAGGGAGGAGATAAGTGCAGGGATGCCCCTGGCAGTATGTTTAGCCAAACATCCTAAATATTTTGATAAATTATATATAAGTATGGTAAAAGCAGGAGAAGCATCTGGGATGTTAGATTCGGTGCTCCTGAAGGTAGCCACATCCCTGGAAAAATCTGAAGAGATAAAGGGGAAAGTAAAGGGAGCGATGATCTATCCATCCATAGTATTTTTTACTGCTATGGTTGTAATGTTTCTCATGCTTGCCTTTGTAATCCCGAAATTTATGTTGCTGTTTGAAGGAACAGGGGTAGAAATGCCGCTGCTTACCAGGATGGTTATGAGAGCCAGTGAGATTGCTTCTAAATATTGGTATCTATTCTTTGCAGGAGTGGGAGGAATTTTCTATGGTGTAAAAAAATCCATGATGACACCTAAAGGGAAGAGGTTTTTTGATGTTCTTCTATTAAAAATGCCGCTCATGGGAACATTTGTGAGAAAGACAGCCATGGCCAGGTTTACAAGAACCATGTCTACTCTTTTAAACAGCGGGGTGACGATTCTTATGGCCTTTGATATATCTGGTGAGATCGTGGGAAATACACTGATAGAAGAAGCCATATTAGGGGCAAAGGATAGTATAAGAGATGGAGCCAGCATATATAAACCGTTGGCAGACAGCGGACAATTCCCGCCTATGGTAACGGACATGATAGAGGTAGGGGAAGAGAGTGGACAATTATCTGAAATTTTGGAAAAAGTAGCGGATTTTACCGAGATGGAATTGGAGGAAGCTGTGAGAAATTTACTTTCTGCTTTTGAGCCTCTAATAATTTTATTTATGGCAGTGGGAGTAGGAATTTTGATCATATCTATGTTCCTGCCGTTATTTAAGATGTCGGATATGGTGGGATAA
- the pilB gene encoding type IV-A pilus assembly ATPase PilB, with protein sequence MVVVKRRMGIGEILIEKKLITRDALEKALEEQKKTGEKLGEILIEMGYLDEENMLGALGEQNKVNVKVIDEKDLKLDVLAVLPEEYMREKIVLPLRINGKKLMIAMENPKDTFLIDELQMKTNMVIKPVLAMKSNIMEYLGKYIHKRDEKTETQTDSVLDELNKFAEEDIEIESNYKDEDIVSSLGSDSAPVVKGVNAIIVKAVKLQASDIHIEPYDKEIRIRYRLDGLLITVKKMPKHIMNAIVSRIKIMCDLDIAEKRLPQDGRFRIKMGDRQVDFRVSTLKTIHGEKVVMRILDRGSVKLDLSSLGYNEKALEIINRVIQNPYGIILVTGPTGSGKSTTLYSILDKLNQEHVNISTAEDPVEYELEGINQVQCKPDIGLTFAASLRSFLRQDPDIIMVGEIRDGETAEISIKAALTGHLVLSTLHTNDAPSSIHRLLNMGVEPFLISASISMVIAQRLVRKICPHCIGKDGEAANKLMAMDLNKNDYEGMSFQIGSGCGKCNNTGYKGRSVIYEIMEVDDEMKNLISGNTTSIEIKDLAVKKGMDTLRESGMKKAILGVTSLDEVMRVTLS encoded by the coding sequence ATGGTAGTAGTAAAAAGAAGGATGGGGATCGGAGAGATACTAATAGAGAAAAAATTGATAACCAGAGATGCTTTGGAAAAAGCCCTGGAAGAACAAAAAAAAACTGGGGAAAAATTAGGAGAAATTTTAATAGAGATGGGTTATTTAGATGAGGAAAATATGCTGGGTGCCCTGGGTGAGCAAAATAAAGTAAATGTAAAAGTAATAGATGAAAAAGATCTGAAATTAGATGTGTTGGCAGTCCTGCCGGAAGAGTATATGAGGGAAAAAATTGTCCTGCCATTGCGGATAAATGGAAAAAAACTCATGATAGCCATGGAAAATCCAAAAGATACCTTTTTGATAGATGAATTGCAGATGAAAACCAACATGGTTATTAAACCGGTACTTGCCATGAAATCCAATATAATGGAATATTTGGGTAAATATATCCATAAAAGAGATGAGAAAACAGAGACTCAAACGGACAGTGTATTGGACGAATTGAATAAATTTGCAGAGGAAGATATAGAGATTGAGAGTAACTATAAAGACGAAGATATAGTTAGCAGTCTGGGGTCGGATAGTGCACCTGTGGTAAAGGGTGTAAATGCTATAATAGTAAAAGCTGTAAAACTGCAGGCCAGTGATATCCATATAGAACCCTATGATAAGGAGATAAGAATAAGATATAGATTGGATGGACTGTTAATAACTGTAAAAAAGATGCCTAAGCATATTATGAATGCAATAGTTTCGAGAATAAAAATTATGTGTGACCTGGATATCGCAGAAAAAAGACTCCCGCAGGATGGAAGATTCAGGATAAAAATGGGAGATAGACAGGTTGACTTTCGTGTGTCTACTCTAAAAACTATCCATGGGGAAAAAGTAGTAATGAGAATACTGGATAGAGGATCGGTGAAACTGGATCTGTCCAGTTTGGGTTATAATGAAAAAGCATTGGAAATAATAAATAGAGTTATTCAAAATCCATACGGAATTATACTGGTGACAGGACCCACAGGATCCGGGAAATCCACCACTCTATACTCTATATTGGATAAATTAAATCAGGAACATGTAAATATATCTACAGCAGAAGATCCGGTGGAATATGAACTGGAAGGAATAAATCAGGTACAGTGCAAGCCGGATATAGGGCTGACCTTTGCTGCTTCCCTTCGAAGTTTTTTGAGACAGGATCCGGATATTATAATGGTGGGAGAGATAAGAGACGGAGAAACTGCAGAGATCTCTATTAAAGCTGCCCTGACAGGACATTTGGTACTATCGACCCTTCATACCAATGATGCACCCAGTTCCATCCATAGATTATTAAATATGGGTGTAGAGCCATTTTTGATCTCAGCTTCTATATCTATGGTTATAGCTCAAAGATTAGTCAGAAAAATTTGTCCTCATTGTATAGGAAAGGATGGAGAAGCAGCCAATAAATTAATGGCTATGGATCTGAATAAAAATGATTATGAAGGTATGAGTTTTCAAATAGGATCCGGTTGCGGAAAATGCAATAATACAGGTTACAAGGGAAGAAGTGTTATATATGAAATAATGGAAGTAGATGATGAGATGAAAAATCTTATTTCCGGAAATACAACAAGTATAGAGATAAAAGATCTGGCGGTAAAAAAAGGTATGGACACCTTGAGGGAGTCAGGGATGAAAAAAGCTATATTAGGAGTGACTAGTTTGGACGAGGTGATGAGAGTCACGCTGTCATAA